The DNA segment GTCTCTGGGGAAGGATGGCCCAGGAGCTCAGTGAGAAGGAGCTGTTGAAGATGGAGGTGGAACAGCTGAAGAAGGAAGTCAAGAACCCAAGAACGCCGGTGagccccctcttcccttccctgcccctgttCTCCATCGCGTCGTCCGAGTCCTCACGGAGCcgggacccccccccaccaaggggAAGCGACAGGCAGCGGGGTGGTGAGGCCTCTCCAGCCTGGAGGGCACAGCGTGCTTGGCCCAGCGCCCCTAGGAGGGAAGaagtcaccccccacccccacttgtccctttctctgtctcccctccagcctccGTCCCCACCCTGTCCAGGACCTGTTTTCTTGGACCGAGCAAACCACGGATCCCCACAGACAAACAAGGCCTGGAACCACCCTTTGTTCTCTCGCAGATTTCCAAGACAGGAAAGGAAATCAAGGATTATGTGGAGGCTGAAGCCGGAAACGACCCTCTCCTCAAAGGCGTCCCTGAGGACAAGAATCCCTTCAAGGAGAAAGGCGGTTGTATGATAAGCTGAGGGCCCAGAGCCCTGTCCCCTGAACGTCTGTCCCTCCTCAGCCCCACTCTTCACCAGAAACCAAGTGTCTGCGGACACTCAGGGACCCCAGGGACTCTTCACCCTCTCTCGGCCACCGCAGGAGTAGACACCTGGCccgggcactggggagccattccccactccccccttcagctctcctcccctccacaaGCCCGGTCCCTGCGGGCTCCCCGTGGAGGCCCTCTAGGACAGAGGACAGCTTCTCTGGCTCAGCAGCGGGCAATTGTGTGGTGGGGTCCGAAGAGCCGGCCACACCCTGAGACCCCAGACGGCACCCTTAGAGACGTTTACCCCGCCCAGAGCCATCCCATCTGTCCCCCCACCATAGGAACCAGCATCCCTATTCAGAGTAGtttggggtgaggtccagagTGGGGGGtccttcttcctcatcttctGTCTGACCCTGTGGTCCTGCTCCTAGTCACTCAGACCACCCCAGAGGGCCTGAGGACAAAGAGTTTGTGAAGTCACAGTGTCAGGATGTATTTAATGCTACGGAGGGtggttctgtgctgggcactagGGAGCGAGACGGGCAAGGCTAACAGGGCGGGAGAGGAGAGTTTGCAGCTCGGGCAGTAAGTCTACCCCGCAGAAAGGACCGCCACGGGCAAGGTCGCTGTGAACTGTTGCAGGCCAGTGGGCCGTGGGCCGGG comes from the Ailuropoda melanoleuca isolate Jingjing chromosome 13, ASM200744v2, whole genome shotgun sequence genome and includes:
- the GNGT2 gene encoding guanine nucleotide-binding protein G(I)/G(S)/G(O) subunit gamma-T2 codes for the protein MAQELSEKELLKMEVEQLKKEVKNPRTPISKTGKEIKDYVEAEAGNDPLLKGVPEDKNPFKEKGGCMIS